A genomic window from Nematostella vectensis chromosome 9, jaNemVect1.1, whole genome shotgun sequence includes:
- the LOC125572239 gene encoding keratinocyte proline-rich protein-like — protein sequence MATRSPPANYFVPSQSSSCPARSQLQPGAVSAQPHPQYCTVQAWPSPARSQSQHRLILSTAQFKPCPSPARSQLQSGAVLAQPHPQYCTVHAWPSPARSQSQHSLILSTAQFKPAQVQHGRSCSPAQSQHSLILSTAQFKPGQIQHGRSLSTASFSELHSSCLAKSSTVAVAARCSLRTASSSVLHSLSLAKSSTVAVSAQPHPQYCTVQAGPSPARSQLQLGAVSAQPHPQYCTSAPVPDPTDGQRPSPRPVPDAADGQRQSPRPVPDPTDGQRPSPRPVPHPTDGQRPSQHQRLILPMDSARVPDQCPILLMDSARVPDQCPILLMDSAIVPDQFPILLMDSARVSTSA from the exons ATGGCGACAAGA TCACCCCCCGCGAATTATTTTGTTCCCTCTCAAAGCTCCTCATGTCCAGCACGGTCGCAGTTGCAGCCCGGCGCAGTCTCAGCACAGCCTCATCCTCAGTACTGCACAGTTCAAGCCTGGCCAAGTCCAGCACGGTCGCAGTCTCAGCACAGGCTCATTCTCAGTACTGCACAGTTCAAGCCCTGCCCAAGTCCAGCACGGTCGCAGTTGCAGTCCGGCGCAGTCTTAGCACAGCCTCATCCTCAGTACTGCACAGTTCATGCCTGGCCAAGTCCAGCACGGTCGCAGTCTCAGCACAGCCTCATTCTCAGTACTGCACAGTTCAAGCCGGCCCAAGTCCAGCACGGTCGCAGTTGCAGTCCGGCGCAGTCTCAGCACAGCCTCATCCTCAGTACTGCACAGTTTAAGCCTGGCCAAATCCAGCACGGTCGCAGTCTCAGCACAGCCTCATTCTCAGAACTGCACAGTTCATGCCTGGCCAAGTCCAGCACGGTCGCAGTTGCAGCTCGGTGCAGTCTCCGCACAGCCTCATCCTCAGTACTGCACAGTTTAAGCCTAGCCAAGTCCAGCACGGTCGCAGTCTCAGCACAGCCTCATCCTCAGTACTGCACAGTTCAAGCCGGCCCAAGTCCAGCACGGTCGCAGTTGCAGCTCGGTGCAGTCTCCGCACAGCCTCATCCTCAGTACTGCACA TCAGCACCAGTGCCTGATCCTACTGATGGACAGCGCCCGAGTCCCCGACCAGTGCCCGATGCTGCtgatggacagcgccagagtcCCCGACCAGTGCCCGATCCTACTGATGGACAGCGCCCGAGTCCCCGACCAGTGCCCCATCCTACTGATGGACAGCGCCCGAGTCAGCACCAGCGCCTGATCCTACCgatggacagcgccagagtcCCCGACCAGTGCCCGATCCTACtgatggacagcgccagagtcCCCGACCAGTGCCCGATCCTGCTGATGGACAGCGCCATAGTCCCCGACCAGTTCCCGATCCTGCtgatggacagcgccagagtcAGCACCAGCGCCTGA
- the LOC125572240 gene encoding uncharacterized protein LOC125572240, which yields MISNESCLRFLEQYLDGEPKELIKGCFHKGSQGYEEARKILKEKYVISNAYILKATEWPSVSYDPKSLNKFSSFLTQCRTAMSSLAYLSVLDHPHNIQSLVSKLPFSFQDRWRREASKMRERNEGIPGFAAFAQFMKIEAKVQADPVFLLEALSRHQGKQEIKSGVNAKFKKVNQPKKKVRLTGVEEEKEEKCACCKKASHDLDDCREYLKKSLRDRQTFLQENKRCYACYGLYHRSRGCLAKHTCKKCKGNHPTGLHDDDFRPSRRRSYTRCISANRLTK from the coding sequence ATGATATCGAACGAGTCATGCCTACGATTTTTAGAGCAGTACCTTGACGGAGAACCAAAAGAGCTCATCAAAGGCTGTTTTCACAAAGGCTCACAAGGTTACGAAGAAGCGAGAAAGATTTTGAAGGAGAAGTATGTCATCTCTAACGCGTACATCCTTAAGGCAACCGAGTGGCCTTCAGTATCTTATGATCCGAAGTCTCTCAATAAGTTTTCAAGTTTCCTGACGCAATGTCGAACCGCGATGTCATCTCTCGCATACCTATCTGTTCTAGATCATCCACATAATATTCAAAGTCTGGTTAGCAAGCTACCTTTTAGTTTTCAAGACCGCTGGAGGAGAGAAGCCAGTAAGATGAGAGAGCGCAACGAAGGAATACCAGGATTTGCGGCATTTGCTCAGTTTATGAAAATCGAGGCGAAAGTGCAAGCCGACCCAGTCTTCTTGCTTGAAGCTCTGAGTAGACATCAAGGCAAACAAGAAATCAAGTCAGGTGTAAACGCGAAGTTTAAGAAGGTGAATCAACCTAAAAAGAAAGTTCGCTTAACTGGTGtcgaagaagaaaaagaagagaagTGTGCTTGTTGCAAGAAAGCGAGTCACGACTTAGATGATTGCAGAGAATACCTTAAGAAATCCCTAAGAGACAGACAAACTTTTCTCCAAGAGAATAAACGTTGCTACGCGTGCTATGGATTGTATCACAGATCCAGAGGATGTCTTGCAAAACATACATGTAAGAAGTGCAAAGGGAACCACCCAACCGGTTTACATGACGATGACTTCAGACCTTCAAGAAGACGTAGCTACACAAGATGCATCAGCGCAAACCGGCTCACAAAATAG
- the LOC116614015 gene encoding uncharacterized protein LOC116614015 — protein MAPPFQRQLRKARQALQETNKERETLRNLDIFVLDNTLRETTVGQLRGHTMDNKWAIYDQVKKIGFEHMIVASFNHMTRLGDTFIKQLHERGEDMTLKYAFTEFLEKIDENRVPIADLIPVGMRKMKELGIGNAIIEMDLVYNGIDYKKFTINKICDLLLERSWAFRWIRANLNSKDPKIFVNLRDFYDAINKRPRRILKVVNYLSTLPPEDRPFGIVYEESGKNFPETVGVWTRVIRDEMDRCGFQDGHLLVHVHEQWGMQDVTQLRCLANGANGIWAGLSKEGASMGHACSSVTLMNLVRMGNKKVLKKLNCEELRNAAIAVTRIVTGQDPDPLQPIYGGRALDMVFGMDQFTPDSKEFSMAAFFGEEPVMRITTLASGAMIALRLKRLFGEDPQFTEGQGERMKEVMLKDLHANIKEEYHSAPGLAMLFDRSGGKLTPKMSEVIANAEIKDVHIKELINEIRAMWDEWDLREGGERDDCLEFDSFYSGFMAPYFGCYRCDETKMALKCIDMDKDDKVDWNEFVTYLKWAGHQYPQVENAEQLLSTAFRKGLIPAMQDEVIKQKLNDLPKLEGGEMDDDDDDIYD, from the exons ATGGCACCACCATTCCAAAGACAGCTTCGAAAGGCTCGCCAAGCATTGCAAGAGACAAACAAAGAGCGAGAAACTCTGAGAAATCTGGATATTTTCGTGCTTGATAACACTTTGCGGGAGACCACAGTTGGTCAACTTCGCGGCCATACAATGGATAACAAGTGGGCCATCTATGACCAG GTAAAGAAAATCGGCTTCGAACACATGATTGTAGCTTCGTTTAACCACATGACGAGGTTGGGTGACACATTCATCAAACAACTCCACGAGAGAGGCGAGGATATGACTCTCAAATATGCCTTCACCGAGTTCCTGGAAAAGATAGATGAGAATCGAGTGCCCATTGCTGACCTCATCCCTGTCGGGATGAGAAAGATGAAAGAGTTAGGAATAGGGAATGCCATTATCGAGATGGACTTGGTCTACAATGGGATTGACTACAAAAAGTTCACGATAAATAAGATTTGCGACCTGCTGCTTGAACGCAGTTgggc ATTCCGGTGGATTCGTGCGAATCTAAACTCCAAAGATCCGAAAATCTTTGTCAACCTAAGAGACTTCTATGACGCGATCAATAAAAGGCCCAGGCGAATCTTGAAGGTTGTGAATTATTTGTCGACACTTCCACCTGAAGATCGTCCTTTTGGTATCGTTTACGAAGAATCAG GAAAAAACTTCCCGGAGACCGTCGGAGTGTGGACCCGTGTGATACGGGACGAGATGGACCGGTGCGGGTTCCAGGACGGACACCTCCTAGTGCACGTGCACGAGCAGTGGGGAATGCAGGATGTGACTCAGCTTAGATGCCTTGCTAACGGAGCGAACGGGATCTGGGCGGGACTTAGTAAAGAGGGGGCCTCTATGGGTCACGCATGCTCTAGCGTGACACTGATGAACCTTGTGCGCATGGGCAATAAGAAG GTGCTGAAAAAGTTAAACTGCGAGGAGTTGCGCAACGCCGCCATTGCTGTTACCCGGATTGTAACAGGACAGGACCCAGACCCTCTTCAGCCGATCTATGGTGGTCGTGCTCTGGACATGGTGTTCGGTATGGACCAGTTCACGCCCGACAGCAAGGAGTTTAG CATGGCGGCTTTCTTTGGCGAGGAGCCAGTTATGCGTATAACCACTCTGGCCTCGGGCGCAATGATCGCCCTACGACTCAAGCGACTTTTTGGGGAAGACCCGCAATTCACCGAGGGACAAGGCGAGCGAATGAAGGAG GTGATGCTGAAAGATCTCCATGCCAACATAAAGGAGGAATACCACAGTGCCCCTGGACTTGCCATGCTGTTTGATCGCTCTGGCGGAAAGCTCACGCCCAAGATGAGTGAAGTGATTGCTAACGCTGAGATCAAGGACGTGCATATCAAAGAGCTTATCAATGAG ATCCGCGCCATGTGGGACGAGTGGGACCTGCGCGAGGGCGGCGAGCGTGACGACTGTCTCGAGTTTGACTCGTTTTATAGCGGCTTTATGGCGCCATACTTCGGATGCTACCGGTGCGACGAGACCAAGATGGCACTCAAATGCATCGACATGGACAAGGACGACAAGGTGGACTGGAACGAGTTCGTGACTTATCTCAAGTGGGCTGGGCACCAGTACCCGCAG GTTGAGAATGCAGAACAGCTACTGTCAACTGCGTTCCGTAAAGGTCTCATCCCAGCCATGCAGGACGAGGTCATAAAGCAGAAACTCAATGACTTACCGAAGCTCGAAGGGGGAGAAAtggatgacgacgacgacgacatCTATGACTAA